In Mesorhizobium sp. 113-3-3, a genomic segment contains:
- a CDS encoding DUF883 family protein — MATAAGKTANDARANSDLEADIRQLKADIDKLTKQLAKTGEHGYGTARRAATEGVEQLRAQGEAAFDSLRGSAKDIEAQLLANVREKPVTSLAIAAGVGFLFALLARR, encoded by the coding sequence ATGGCAACCGCCGCAGGAAAGACCGCCAACGACGCGCGGGCGAATTCGGACCTCGAAGCCGACATCAGGCAGCTGAAGGCCGATATCGACAAGCTCACCAAGCAGTTGGCCAAGACCGGTGAACATGGCTATGGCACTGCCCGCCGCGCGGCCACCGAGGGCGTCGAGCAATTGCGCGCACAGGGCGAGGCCGCGTTTGACAGTCTGCGCGGCAGCGCCAAGGACATCGAGGCGCAGTTGCTGGCGAATGTCCGCGAGAAGCCGGTGACGTCGCTGGCCATCGCCGCCGGCGTCGGCTTCCTCTTCGCGCTGCTCGCGCGTCGCTAG
- a CDS encoding Crp/Fnr family transcriptional regulator has product MPGQNGRALSSRQHPCEKCPLRPLPVFREFEKQELAFISTFKKGELAVDKGATVLVEGSHSAHLYTVLSGWAFRYKLLPDGRRQILNYLMPGDLIGLQGSVMGEMQHSVEALSPMLLCVFERDSLHELYRNHPGLAYDITWIASREERMLDENLLSVGRRSAIERAAYLIAFIGSRAKVVGLNGKQSIQIPITQQHIADTLGLSLVHTNKTIRKLMDRNLVLWRDGGCEVVDAEGLKQLAGWEGLGEGRRPLI; this is encoded by the coding sequence ATGCCAGGCCAGAATGGGCGCGCCTTATCCAGCCGACAGCATCCTTGCGAGAAATGTCCTTTGCGGCCATTGCCGGTTTTCAGAGAGTTCGAAAAGCAGGAACTGGCCTTCATCAGCACCTTCAAGAAGGGGGAACTGGCGGTCGACAAGGGCGCCACGGTCCTGGTGGAAGGCAGCCACAGCGCCCATCTCTACACCGTGCTGTCCGGCTGGGCTTTCCGCTACAAGCTGTTGCCGGACGGCCGCCGGCAGATCCTCAACTATCTCATGCCTGGCGATCTCATCGGCCTGCAAGGCAGCGTCATGGGGGAAATGCAGCATTCCGTCGAAGCCCTGTCGCCAATGCTGCTTTGCGTCTTCGAGCGCGACAGTCTGCACGAGCTCTACCGCAACCATCCTGGTCTCGCCTATGACATCACCTGGATCGCGTCGCGCGAAGAACGCATGCTGGATGAGAACCTGCTCAGTGTCGGCCGCCGCAGCGCGATCGAGCGCGCCGCCTATCTGATTGCCTTCATCGGCAGCCGCGCCAAGGTCGTGGGGCTGAACGGCAAGCAATCGATCCAGATTCCGATCACGCAACAACATATCGCCGACACGCTTGGCCTTTCGCTGGTTCATACCAACAAGACGATCCGCAAACTGATGGACCGCAACCTGGTCCTCTGGCGGGATGGTGGTTGCGAGGTTGTCGATGCGGAAGGCCTCAAGCAACTCGCCGGCTGGGAAGGGCTGGGCGAGGGACGTCGCCCCCTGATCTGA
- a CDS encoding response regulator, protein MSFLNDSTPNCDHDSRRFKERLPVPHLLDGLRILVLEDEFLIAMDVEQLCRDHGAGEVVVARDLAEIDGGKVATQFDAAIVDLMLGGTSTLEFAAGLRETGVPFVFASGYSDADEIKASFPGVRLVTKPYSGEDLVEAVAMAYGRGSPG, encoded by the coding sequence ATGTCTTTTTTAAATGACAGCACGCCGAATTGCGATCATGACTCCCGGCGTTTCAAGGAGCGATTGCCCGTGCCCCATTTGCTTGACGGATTGCGAATTCTTGTCCTGGAGGACGAATTCCTCATCGCCATGGATGTCGAGCAGCTCTGCCGCGACCACGGGGCCGGCGAGGTGGTGGTTGCCCGCGACCTGGCCGAGATCGATGGCGGAAAGGTCGCAACGCAATTCGACGCGGCCATCGTCGATCTGATGCTGGGCGGCACCTCGACGCTCGAATTCGCCGCCGGCCTGCGTGAAACAGGCGTGCCTTTCGTGTTCGCCTCCGGCTATTCCGATGCGGACGAGATCAAGGCATCCTTTCCAGGCGTGAGGCTGGTCACCAAACCCTATTCAGGCGAGGATCTCGTCGAAGCGGTGGCGATGGCCTATGGACGCGGCTCTCCGGGGTGA
- a CDS encoding RNA polymerase sigma factor: protein MAAVSQGFKTDLLGAIPSLRAFAVSLTQNADKADDLVQETLVKAWDKHESFQPGTNLKAWLFTILRNEFYSQMRKRGREVQDSDGIMTARLAVHPAQHGQLDLKDFRGALEQLPEDQREAIILIGASGFSYEEAAEICGCAVGTIKSRVSRARTRLQEILKISGEDEYGPDAISAQVTGTAAH, encoded by the coding sequence ATGGCAGCGGTCTCCCAAGGCTTCAAGACCGATCTGCTTGGGGCAATCCCGAGCTTGCGGGCCTTTGCCGTGTCGTTGACGCAGAATGCCGACAAGGCCGACGACCTCGTTCAGGAGACACTGGTCAAGGCCTGGGACAAGCATGAGAGCTTCCAGCCCGGCACCAACCTCAAGGCATGGCTTTTCACCATCCTGCGCAATGAATTCTATTCGCAGATGCGCAAACGCGGCCGCGAGGTGCAGGACAGCGACGGCATCATGACGGCGAGGCTCGCGGTGCATCCGGCCCAGCACGGCCAGCTCGATCTCAAGGATTTTCGTGGCGCTCTCGAGCAGTTGCCGGAAGACCAGCGCGAGGCCATCATTCTCATCGGCGCATCGGGCTTCTCCTATGAAGAAGCCGCCGAAATCTGCGGTTGCGCGGTCGGAACGATCAAGAGCCGCGTCAGCAGGGCACGTACGCGCCTGCAGGAGATTCTCAAGATTTCCGGCGAGGACGAATATGGTCCCGATGCGATCTCGGCCCAGGTGACGGGGACAGCGGCGCATTGA
- a CDS encoding CHASE domain-containing protein: MKKLFPIVAFIAVALISMTMAGFAYFATQEASRIKFEAAADDALNRIESRIDLHLSLLRSTQALFDARNGDISQTEFKAFFNALDVDNNFAGLRGIGFLGLVKTGDEAALERDILHDFGVSHPIYPGTTQPWRAPIVLFEPLDPSNQASIGYDMFSEPARRAAIEQAMADDQQHASGLVQLGQGTGATQTFPGFLVFVRLNVETAPEVINASRSSTAGFLYAAFRARDLFQIALSRAPLLPVNTEIYDGAADSGNLLFRSETPPASAFGDRLLVTRKITVAGRPWTVLFRPTSAFSQPSSRAIPVMLGLFGLLAAGAIALVARYQERAYEAASRLHETTEKSLLEKDLMLQEMKHRIKNSITRVLAIARQTASRATDVNEFSASFSARLQAMAASQDMLTRSRWQKADLADLLRIELGQVFGKDLPEGLLSGPEVLLDETTTQALGLTFHELATNALKYGEAGNSANSLRSDWALKVEWSVEGRGRERTLALHWLEAGKKKVEAPVETGFGTKLIDLNVTRELRGTIKRDFQADGLKVEIRIPLTG, translated from the coding sequence TTGAAGAAGCTTTTTCCAATCGTCGCGTTCATCGCTGTTGCGCTGATCAGCATGACCATGGCGGGATTCGCCTATTTCGCGACGCAGGAGGCCTCCCGCATCAAGTTCGAAGCGGCCGCCGACGATGCCCTCAACCGGATCGAGAGCCGCATCGACCTGCATCTGTCGCTGCTGCGGTCGACTCAGGCCCTGTTCGACGCCCGCAATGGCGATATCTCGCAGACAGAGTTCAAGGCGTTCTTCAACGCGCTGGATGTCGACAACAATTTCGCCGGCCTGCGCGGCATCGGGTTCCTCGGGCTGGTCAAGACGGGTGACGAGGCGGCGCTCGAACGCGACATCCTCCACGATTTTGGCGTCAGCCATCCGATCTATCCTGGAACCACGCAGCCCTGGCGCGCGCCCATCGTGCTCTTCGAGCCGCTGGATCCGTCCAACCAGGCCAGCATCGGTTATGACATGTTCAGCGAACCGGCGCGGCGCGCGGCGATCGAGCAGGCGATGGCCGATGACCAGCAGCACGCGAGCGGGCTGGTGCAGCTGGGCCAGGGCACGGGTGCCACGCAGACCTTCCCCGGCTTCCTCGTCTTCGTGCGGCTCAACGTCGAGACTGCGCCGGAGGTCATCAACGCATCGCGATCCTCGACCGCGGGCTTTCTCTACGCCGCCTTCCGGGCCCGCGACCTGTTCCAGATCGCACTCAGCCGCGCGCCGTTGCTGCCGGTCAACACCGAGATCTATGACGGCGCGGCGGACAGCGGCAATCTCTTGTTCCGGTCGGAGACGCCTCCTGCCTCGGCCTTTGGCGATCGGCTGCTCGTCACCCGCAAGATCACGGTGGCCGGCCGCCCATGGACGGTGCTGTTCCGGCCGACCAGCGCCTTCTCGCAGCCGTCGTCGCGCGCCATCCCGGTGATGCTGGGGCTGTTTGGCCTGCTCGCGGCGGGCGCCATCGCACTGGTGGCGCGTTACCAGGAGCGAGCCTATGAGGCGGCGTCACGCCTGCACGAGACGACCGAAAAAAGCCTGCTCGAAAAAGACCTGATGCTGCAGGAGATGAAGCATCGCATCAAGAATTCGATCACAAGAGTGCTGGCGATAGCGCGGCAGACGGCGTCGCGGGCGACGGACGTCAACGAGTTTTCGGCGTCTTTTTCGGCCAGGCTGCAGGCGATGGCGGCGTCCCAGGACATGCTGACGCGCTCGCGCTGGCAGAAAGCCGATCTCGCCGACCTGCTGCGCATCGAGCTTGGCCAGGTGTTCGGCAAGGATCTGCCCGAGGGGTTGCTGTCGGGACCGGAGGTGCTGCTCGACGAGACCACGACGCAGGCGCTCGGCCTGACCTTCCACGAGCTGGCGACCAATGCGCTGAAATATGGCGAAGCCGGCAATTCCGCCAATTCGCTCAGGAGCGACTGGGCGCTCAAGGTCGAATGGTCGGTGGAAGGGCGCGGGCGGGAACGGACGCTGGCGCTGCACTGGCTGGAGGCCGGGAAGAAAAAAGTCGAGGCGCCGGTCGAGACCGGATTCGGCACCAAGCTGATCGACCTCAACGTCACGCGCGAACTGCGCGGCACGATCAAGCGCGATTTTCAGGCCGATGGTCTGAAGGTGGAAATCAGAATTCCGCTGACAGGCTGA
- a CDS encoding YMGG-like glycine zipper-containing protein, whose protein sequence is MRKMIIAMVAVAALSGCTSTEQDVVGGGLIGAGIGGLVGGGKGALIGAAVGAGSGLLVRNLRNGYCQYRDHRGRIYTARCN, encoded by the coding sequence ATGCGGAAGATGATTATTGCCATGGTTGCGGTCGCCGCTCTCAGCGGCTGCACCTCGACCGAACAGGACGTGGTTGGCGGCGGCTTGATTGGCGCCGGTATCGGCGGTCTGGTCGGCGGCGGCAAGGGCGCGCTGATCGGTGCGGCCGTCGGTGCCGGTTCCGGCCTGCTGGTGCGCAACCTGCGCAATGGCTATTGCCAGTATCGCGATCATCGCGGCCGGATCTACACGGCGCGCTGCAACTGA
- a CDS encoding NepR family anti-sigma factor, protein MKDMTKDILAGAEGRRRNGVGDPLGPNSEIGRKLKQYYDELVSDDVPDRFSQLLSQLEQAEPAQKKD, encoded by the coding sequence ATGAAGGACATGACGAAAGATATTTTGGCTGGCGCCGAGGGCAGGCGCCGGAACGGTGTCGGCGACCCGCTCGGGCCGAACTCCGAAATCGGACGCAAACTCAAACAATATTATGACGAGCTGGTCTCCGACGATGTGCCGGATCGCTTTTCCCAACTGCTCAGCCAGTTGGAACAGGCCGAACCCGCACAGAAGAAGGACTGA
- a CDS encoding DUF1328 domain-containing protein yields MLYWALVFLVVAIIAGALGFGGIAGTSAGIAQILFFIFLAFLVISLLAGLFKRA; encoded by the coding sequence ATGCTTTACTGGGCGCTCGTATTTCTCGTCGTGGCGATCATTGCCGGCGCGCTTGGTTTCGGCGGCATCGCCGGCACATCCGCTGGCATAGCGCAGATATTGTTCTTCATCTTTCTCGCCTTCCTGGTCATTTCGCTACTGGCCGGCCTGTTCAAACGGGCGTGA
- a CDS encoding ATP-binding cassette domain-containing protein produces the protein MTDKIAPATAPTNAAAGTPLIDMRNISIAFGGIRAVDDASIDLFPGEVVALLGHNGAGKSTLIKILSGAYKRDAGQIFVNGEEASISNPRDAKKYGIETIYQTLALADNVDAAANLFLGRELMTGWGTLDDVAMEAEARKVMGRLNPRFQRFKEPVIKLSGGQRQSVAIARAILFNARILIMDEPTAALGPQETAQVGELVKQLKSDGIGIFLISHDIHDVFELADRVCVMKNGQVVGTARTTDVTQDEVLGMIILGKCPPGAIPGPGALKIAA, from the coding sequence ATGACCGACAAAATCGCTCCCGCAACTGCCCCAACAAATGCCGCCGCGGGCACGCCGCTGATCGACATGCGCAACATCTCGATCGCCTTCGGCGGCATCCGCGCCGTCGACGATGCCTCGATCGATCTTTTCCCCGGTGAGGTCGTGGCGCTGCTCGGCCACAACGGCGCCGGCAAATCGACGCTGATCAAGATCCTGTCCGGCGCCTACAAGCGCGATGCCGGCCAGATCTTCGTCAATGGCGAGGAGGCTTCGATCTCCAACCCGCGCGACGCCAAGAAATACGGCATCGAGACTATCTACCAGACGCTCGCTTTGGCCGACAATGTCGACGCCGCCGCCAATCTGTTCCTCGGCCGCGAGCTGATGACCGGCTGGGGCACGCTCGACGACGTTGCCATGGAGGCCGAGGCGCGCAAGGTGATGGGGCGGCTCAATCCGCGCTTCCAGCGCTTCAAGGAGCCGGTGATCAAGCTGTCGGGCGGCCAGCGGCAGTCGGTGGCGATCGCGCGCGCGATCCTGTTCAACGCCCGCATCCTGATCATGGACGAGCCGACGGCTGCCCTTGGTCCGCAGGAGACGGCGCAGGTGGGAGAACTGGTCAAGCAGCTCAAATCCGATGGCATCGGCATCTTCCTGATCAGCCACGACATCCACGATGTGTTCGAACTGGCCGACCGGGTCTGCGTGATGAAGAACGGCCAGGTCGTCGGCACTGCGCGCACCACCGATGTCACCCAGGACGAGGTGCTCGGCATGATCATCCTGGGCAAATGTCCTCCGGGCGCCATTCCCGGGCCTGGCGCGCTGAAAATCGCCGCCTGA
- a CDS encoding response regulator, translated as MSLSATIAPHLPFLRRFSRAVSGSQESGDALVAAMLEAIIADVDIFPEASSDRIALYKVFAKLFTSVAIRVPQEQAQSAWEQRAAANLNAIAPLPRQAFLLVAVEGFSEDEAAEILDVGDQQFSELLAQASNEISRQVATDVLIIEDEPLIAMDIEEMVESLGHRVVGTARTHAEAVTMFGKTRPKMVLADIQLADGSSGIEAVNEILSSTSVPVIFITAFPERLLTGERPEPAFLVTKPFNPDMVKALISQALFFDRQAKAAA; from the coding sequence ATGAGTTTATCCGCCACCATCGCGCCGCACCTGCCGTTCCTGCGCCGCTTCTCGCGCGCTGTCTCGGGATCGCAAGAGAGCGGCGACGCGCTGGTCGCTGCGATGCTTGAGGCCATCATCGCCGATGTCGACATCTTCCCCGAGGCATCGAGCGACCGTATCGCCCTCTACAAGGTTTTCGCCAAACTCTTCACGTCCGTCGCCATCCGCGTGCCGCAGGAGCAGGCTCAATCGGCGTGGGAACAGCGCGCCGCCGCCAATCTCAACGCCATCGCGCCCCTGCCGCGCCAGGCCTTCCTGCTGGTTGCCGTCGAAGGTTTCAGCGAGGACGAGGCGGCCGAGATCCTCGACGTCGGCGACCAGCAGTTCTCCGAGCTGCTTGCCCAGGCAAGCAACGAGATTTCCCGCCAGGTGGCGACCGATGTGCTCATCATCGAGGACGAACCGCTGATCGCCATGGACATAGAGGAGATGGTCGAGAGCCTCGGTCATCGTGTCGTTGGAACGGCGCGCACGCACGCCGAAGCGGTGACGATGTTCGGCAAGACGCGACCGAAGATGGTGCTGGCCGACATCCAGCTCGCCGACGGAAGTTCGGGCATCGAGGCGGTCAACGAGATCCTGTCGTCAACTTCGGTGCCGGTAATCTTCATCACTGCTTTTCCCGAACGCCTCCTGACCGGCGAACGCCCTGAACCGGCCTTCCTGGTGACCAAGCCGTTCAATCCCGACATGGTCAAGGCACTGATCAGCCAGGCGCTGTTCTTCGACCGTCAGGCCAAGGCCGCCGCGTAG
- a CDS encoding sensor histidine kinase has protein sequence MRSKTADRTDGARSEEVIALHPAESGMQLGRALLHALHNAGISVLYQDRELKTVWARNMRAPWISDNSDGNGILPTAQADRISTAKRDVVATGNPERLEISVPVENGVRWFQVWIDADRGDAGDVQGVVTTMVETTEQKRREQTLTSLLREVSHRSKNLLAIIQSIATQTGRYSDGIGDFLTRFRGRLQSLSSSQDLVTSSNWRGAALHELVTSQVGRYGTNTSHSLRLRGANPYLNPNAALHIGLAMHELAVNSVSYGALSRPDGFVEVTANLNAAATGEVALSLTWAEAIGTNGGRGSQKRFGSVALERVVPASLSGTASLDIADGRLEYRLVVPHSNFETQ, from the coding sequence ATGCGTTCCAAGACTGCAGATAGGACGGACGGCGCACGGAGCGAGGAAGTCATCGCCCTGCATCCGGCGGAAAGTGGCATGCAGCTAGGCCGGGCTCTTCTCCACGCGCTGCACAATGCCGGCATTTCCGTCCTCTATCAGGATCGCGAGTTGAAAACCGTCTGGGCCCGCAACATGCGCGCGCCCTGGATTTCGGACAATTCCGACGGCAATGGCATCCTGCCGACAGCGCAGGCCGACCGCATCAGCACCGCCAAGCGCGATGTGGTCGCCACAGGCAACCCAGAGCGCCTTGAAATCAGTGTTCCGGTCGAAAACGGCGTCCGCTGGTTTCAGGTTTGGATCGATGCCGACCGGGGCGACGCCGGCGACGTGCAAGGTGTCGTCACCACCATGGTAGAAACGACGGAGCAGAAGCGGCGTGAACAGACGCTGACATCATTGCTTCGCGAGGTCAGCCACCGCTCGAAGAATCTCCTGGCGATCATCCAGAGCATCGCGACCCAGACCGGCCGCTACTCAGACGGCATCGGCGACTTCCTCACGCGCTTTCGGGGCCGGCTGCAGTCGCTCTCCTCCTCGCAGGATCTGGTGACATCCTCCAACTGGCGAGGTGCGGCCCTTCATGAACTGGTGACGAGCCAGGTCGGTCGCTATGGGACGAACACATCGCACAGCCTTCGTCTGCGGGGCGCCAACCCCTATCTCAATCCCAATGCCGCGCTGCATATCGGCCTGGCGATGCATGAGCTTGCCGTCAACTCGGTCAGCTATGGCGCCCTGTCCCGGCCGGATGGATTCGTCGAAGTGACCGCCAATCTCAACGCCGCCGCCACTGGCGAGGTTGCCCTGTCGCTGACATGGGCCGAAGCCATTGGAACCAATGGCGGTCGGGGGAGCCAAAAGCGTTTCGGCAGCGTCGCGCTCGAGCGGGTGGTGCCGGCCTCCCTGAGCGGAACCGCAAGCCTCGACATCGCGGACGGTCGCCTCGAATACCGTCTTGTCGTCCCGCACAGCAATTTCGAGACGCAGTGA